Genomic segment of Scomber scombrus chromosome 18, fScoSco1.1, whole genome shotgun sequence:
ATTCTCACAGCAATACTCCATCAGATTCATAATTGGTATAATATAATTTGGTTTTTATGTACAGATTATGGTACCAAAGAACCAAATGGTTTTAATGCACAGTTGTATAGCACATGGCATTGCTGTGGTACACTCATTAGATCCAATTAAGGGCACTGCCAACCCATTAGACTATTCAAGATCTCTGGGATTAGTGCACTATCAATTTTATTAAGAAACATGGATGTGTTATCAGAAGTGGTGTGAGGAAGAGTAGCGTTGTGGTCCTGTCCTATTCAGTAAGTTCAGTGTTGTCTTTCTTTTAGTTGAATCGAGGCCTGTCTTTAGCATTAAGTATGACAGCTTTATTCATTGGAAATTGATGTGTTGTGTTGATGGTTCAGGGAATGTCAGGCTTCACCACCCTCAGCCTATATTATTAGATGATGAAATCTCTGTGCAACAGAAATCTACACATTGCGACTATAGTTCAAATGTATTGCTCCACAGTGGTCAGATGAACAGGGCCCACTGGGGGGCTTCCATGTGCTTATAGAACAATAGTTAAAGGTAAACTCCACTAATTTTACCCATCAACATGTTTACAGGTGTTGGCAACTGCTACTGCACATGTGAGTTGTATAAAATTTGCAAATGATGTGGTTGTGAGGGTTTGCAAATTCAATTCACAGAATGATGCCTTAACTTTTCTATGCCCAATTAATTCCATctgaatttttcattttatttattattccagGTGCTAGAAGAGAACATCATCACTTTTGTGAGGACTGAGCTGAAGAAATTCCAGCAAGTTCTAAATCCAGATTACACAAAATCCTTAGAGGAACACAAAAGGGATGGGGAAGTGGTCaatggtgaggaggaggaacagagaaaaagcagcagagaatCCCTTCTGAAGATCACATTGTACATTTTGAGGGGAATGAAGCAGGGGGAACTGGCTAACATCCTGCAGAGCAGTAAGTTATCAGTGTAGCTGTACACACAGTGCACAGTGGTTTgcattaaaagtaaagaaaaaaatcacaacaattGCCCTGCAGCACTCAattgcatgtacagtacatctaTGTATTCCCACCATATATGAGATGAGTTATGTCATGCTGCATTAATGTACCCCAAAATTACTATATCCCTCAcacatgtttaatttttgtatttctgcttAGGATCTGCTGGAGTGTGCCAAAATAAGCTCAAAGGTAACCTAAAAAAGAGGTTTGACTGTTTGTTTGAAGGAAttgctaaagcaggaaacccaacacCTGTGAATAAGATCTACACagagctctacatcacagagggaggaagTGGAGAGGTCAACGATGAACACGAGATCAGACTGATTGAAACAGCATTCAGGAAATCATCAAGGCCAGAAACTATGATCAAATGTGAAGACATCTTCCAACCCTTACCTGGCAGAGATCATCAACCAATCAGAAcggtgatgacaaagggagtggctggcattgggaaaacagtcttaacacataAGTTCACcttggactgggctgaagacaaagccaaccgcAACATACAGTTCAtgtttccattcactttcagagagctgaatctGCAGAGTGGAAAAaggtacagcttggtggaacttctTCATGCCTTCTTTACTGACACCAAAGATGCAGAAATCTGCAACTTTGACAAGTTCAAGGtggtgttcatctttgacggtctggatgagtgtcagCTTCCTCTTAacttccacaacaatgagatcgtgactgatgttacagagccGACCACAGTAGATGTCCTGCTGACCAACCTCATCACTGGGAAACTGCTTCCTTCTGCTCACATCTGGATAAcgacacgacctgcagcagcctaTCAGATCCCTTCAGAGTGTGTtgacatggtgacagaggtGAGAGGGTTCACGGACACCCAAAAGAaagagtacttcaggaagagattcactGAGGAAGAGCAGGCCAGcagcatcatctcccacatcaaggcATCACGGAGCCttcacatcatgtgccacatcccagtcttctgctggatcaccgCTTCAGTTCTGAAGGTTTTAATGGGATCACAAACCATTAAAGGGTTGCCAAAGACCCTGAcagagatgtacatccacttcctggtggttcaaTGCAAAGTTGGGAATGTCAAGTACCGAGGAGGAGCTGAGACGGATCCACTGTGGAACACAGAGACCtgcaacatcatcatgtctcttggaaaactggcttttgaacACCTGCAAAAAGGCAACTTGATCTTCTATGAGTCAGACCTGATAGCGTGTGGCAttgatatcagagcagcctcagtgaactcaggagtgttcacacagatCTTTAAAGAGGAGTGTGGGCTGCACCAGGGCAAGGTGTTCTGCTTTGTCCATCTGACCTtccaggagtttctggctgctctttaTGTTGTTCTGACTTTCGTCAACACTGGTGTCAATCTATTGTCAGAACCGGAGTCAACATCCCGCTGGGTTTCACTGAAGAGGGACAAATCTAAAGTAAATCCCCTCTTCCAAAGTGCTGTGGACAAGGCCTTACAGAGTCCAAATGGAAACCTGGATTTATttctccgcttcctcctgggtctttcactgaaGACCAATCAGACACTTTTACAAGGACTGCTAAAACCACCACGAGGCAGCTTAGAGAACTATCAGGAAACAGTCAAATACATCAAGaggaaaatcaggaaaaatccCTCTCCAGAGAGATGCATCAACCTCTTTCACTGTCTGAATGAGCTGAATGATAATTCTCttgtggaggagatccaacagtacgTGAgttcaggaagtctctccacagacaaactgtctcctgctcagtggtcggCTCTGgccttcatcttactgtcatcagaaaaagatctggatgtGTTTGACTTGAGTAagtactctgcttcagaggaagGTCTCCTGAGGCTgatgccagtggtcaaagcctcaaGAATATCTCGGTAGGTGCACTGATAAAAGGACAGACTTactatgttaaatataatagtttttatttgtgatgaaatacaaacatttaaatttcaaGTATTTTTCTGTCCTTAATGCAACCTCAGGTTGAGTGACTGCAAGTTGTCAGAGAGAAGCTGTAAAGCCCTGGCCTGTGTTCTTATGTCCAAGTCAACTCGTCTGAGAGAACTGGACCTCAGTAACAATGACCTGCAG
This window contains:
- the LOC133999476 gene encoding protein NLRC3-like, with the translated sequence MMLPQCFNHGQLCIEQGDHQEGPEVATGQSDKEHDEADLASVFMVLEENIITFVRTELKKFQQVLNPDYTKSLEEHKRDGEVVNGEEEEQRKSSRESLLKITLYILRGMKQGELANILQSRSAGVCQNKLKGNLKKRFDCLFEGIAKAGNPTPVNKIYTELYITEGGSGEVNDEHEIRLIETAFRKSSRPETMIKCEDIFQPLPGRDHQPIRTVMTKGVAGIGKTVLTHKFTLDWAEDKANRNIQFMFPFTFRELNLQSGKRYSLVELLHAFFTDTKDAEICNFDKFKVVFIFDGLDECQLPLNFHNNEIVTDVTEPTTVDVLLTNLITGKLLPSAHIWITTRPAAAYQIPSECVDMVTEVRGFTDTQKKEYFRKRFTEEEQASSIISHIKASRSLHIMCHIPVFCWITASVLKVLMGSQTIKGLPKTLTEMYIHFLVVQCKVGNVKYRGGAETDPLWNTETCNIIMSLGKLAFEHLQKGNLIFYESDLIACGIDIRAASVNSGVFTQIFKEECGLHQGKVFCFVHLTFQEFLAALYVVLTFVNTGVNLLSEPESTSRWVSLKRDKSKVNPLFQSAVDKALQSPNGNLDLFLRFLLGLSLKTNQTLLQGLLKPPRGSLENYQETVKYIKRKIRKNPSPERCINLFHCLNELNDNSLVEEIQQYVSSGSLSTDKLSPAQWSALAFILLSSEKDLDVFDLSKYSASEEGLLRLMPVVKASRISRLSDCKLSERSCKALACVLMSKSTRLRELDLSNNDLQDSGVKLLTFGLGSPQCKLETLGLRGCNLSETSCETLASVLSSQSSHLRELDLSDNDLQDSGMKLLSAGLESPQCRLENLRLSGCQVAEEGCVSLDSALSSNPSHLRELDLSYNYPGYLGVMLLSARLDSPQCRLDTLCVDYGGRHRLKPFMYACELNLDPNTAHSQLSLSEDNRKVTEMTEVQPYLDHPDRFHHWKQVLCREGLSSSCYWEVKWKGWVNVGVTYRGIKRKGDSNECCLGENSRSWGLFCSVHGYSACHNKRTTGIPARTSSSDSGKVAVYLDWSAGTLSFYRVSAGALIHLHTFHCTFTEPLYPAFRFKLQCACESSVSLCKFE